In the Deltaproteobacteria bacterium genome, AAATGACTTATGCGGAAAAAAATCTGTAGTTTTAAAAGAACATGGCGAGAGGGGGTTCAATAGATATTTTGAGGTTAAGATAAATAGTATTACACTTTTCACAAAGGCATGTCCAATCTTTGTTCCCCTGTCAGAAGAGGGATGGATTGATAATGAAGTGGCATTTCTAACAGCAAAAACCTACCTGACAGGATTAAAAGATAAGGATATAGACACACTTATTCTGGGCTGCACACACTACCCGATACTAAAAGATGTTATCACCAATATTATTGGCAAAGAGATCATACTGGTAGACTCAGGACAGGAGACAGCAGTTGAGGTGTCAAGGGTGCTGCAGGACAAAGGCATTCTGGAAAATGATTTACAGTTAAAACCATCGCGCAGATTCTTTGTAACAGATTCCCCTGAAAGATTTATTATGGTTGGCAGCAGATTTATTGGTGCAGCCCTTGATAATGTGGACAAGGTGGATGTTACACAGTCTGAAGTATCACCATTCCAATCCAACGATAAGGTATAATAATGCCAAAAAAACAAAAAACCAGAAGATTAGAAAAAAGACGCTCTGGCAGATGGTTATCCATAATTATCGTATCTCTACTAACAGTCTTGATAGGATTATATCTTCTTGCAAAATTTAGTGAACAGAGAACTGCTCCTATCATTAAAGAAAAAACAATACCCCCTGAAACAAAATCTGTATCCCTTTATTTTTCTAATGCTACAGGTGTTAAACTGGGTGTAGAGAAAAGGGATATTAAAAAGGAGACAACTGCATCAGAGATAAAAGAGGTTATGGAACAACTCATAAAAGGACCTGCGGAAAAATTTATTAGAACAATACCGGAAGAAACAAAAGTTTTAAATGTAAGACTGGATAAAGAAACGGCAGCCATTGATTTTAGCGCTGATATTACCACAAAACATCCGGGAGGAAGTTCTGCTGAAATTCAAACTGTATATTCCATTGTCAACAGCATTGTGTTTAACTTCCCTGAATTTAAAAAGGTTCAAATCCTTATAGATGGTAAAAAGGCAAAGACACTTGCCGGCCATATTGACATAAGTCTTCCCCTTGACGGAGATAAAACAAAATAACGAGGTATCAGAAATAATGAATAACCTTTTAAAAAGAATCAGGGGACAGGTTGTAATCTTTGATGGTGCAACAGGCACCATGCTTCAGCAGGCAGGACTTAAGCCCGGTGCCTGCCCTGATGAGATGAATTTAAGTATGCCGGATGCTGTAAGAACAGTTCATACAGCATATCTGGATGCAGGCTCAGATGTTGTGACTACAAATACATTTGGCGCAAACAGGATAAAATTAAAAGAGTATGGTCTTGAAGATAAAGTAAGAGAGATAAACTATGCCTCTGTAAGGATTGCAAAAGAGGCAGTTGGCGGCAAGGCACTCGTTGCAGGCGGGATTGGACCAACAGGGAGATTTATAGAACCTGTTGGTAACCTTACATTTGATGAGGCATTTTCTATCTATGAAGAACAGGCTAAGAGCCTTGCTGATGCAGGTAGTGACTGCATAATCATTGAGACCATGATGGATATTAAAGAGATGAAGGCTGCAATGATGGCATCAAAGTCAACAGGGCTTCCTGTCATTGCAACCATGACTTTTAATGAAACCATGCGGACTGTTCTGGGGACA is a window encoding:
- a CDS encoding glutamate racemase; this translates as MRRPIGIFDSGIGGLTVLKEVIRVLPHEDTIYLGDTARVPYGTKSPDTVIKYSLENARFLLRFNIKALVVACNTASAFALTQLSMEMPIPVIGVIYPGAKKALSTTKNKKIGIIGTEGTIKSNSYVNAINDLCGKKSVVLKEHGERGFNRYFEVKINSITLFTKACPIFVPLSEEGWIDNEVAFLTAKTYLTGLKDKDIDTLILGCTHYPILKDVITNIIGKEIILVDSGQETAVEVSRVLQDKGILENDLQLKPSRRFFVTDSPERFIMVGSRFIGAALDNVDKVDVTQSEVSPFQSNDKV
- a CDS encoding GerMN domain-containing protein, yielding MPKKQKTRRLEKRRSGRWLSIIIVSLLTVLIGLYLLAKFSEQRTAPIIKEKTIPPETKSVSLYFSNATGVKLGVEKRDIKKETTASEIKEVMEQLIKGPAEKFIRTIPEETKVLNVRLDKETAAIDFSADITTKHPGGSSAEIQTVYSIVNSIVFNFPEFKKVQILIDGKKAKTLAGHIDISLPLDGDKTK